In Halobacillus amylolyticus, the following proteins share a genomic window:
- a CDS encoding ThuA domain-containing protein, with protein MNITVWNEYRHEKENPVVTDIYPEGIHTCIAEFLEGDDHVVKTATLDEEEHGLTDEVLANTDVLVWWGHKAHDEVKDEVAEKVKQRVLDGMGLVVLHSGHFSKVFKKLMGTSCDLKWREADDRERMWVVDPTHPITEGLGEYIEIEKEEMYGEHFDIPAPDELVFLSWFEGGEVFRSGATFKRGRGKVFYFRPGHETYPTYYHKDVQKVIQNGVKWANNEGTPKNVYGNSQPLEDISEK; from the coding sequence ATGAATATTACAGTATGGAACGAATATCGCCATGAAAAAGAAAATCCAGTCGTTACAGACATTTATCCTGAAGGGATTCATACATGTATAGCAGAATTCCTTGAAGGAGATGACCATGTCGTTAAAACCGCGACACTTGATGAAGAAGAACACGGTCTGACGGATGAGGTACTTGCCAATACGGACGTACTAGTCTGGTGGGGACATAAAGCTCATGACGAGGTGAAAGATGAAGTCGCTGAAAAAGTGAAACAACGCGTCTTAGATGGGATGGGACTCGTTGTGTTGCACTCTGGCCATTTTTCCAAAGTATTCAAAAAGCTGATGGGGACGTCATGTGATCTGAAATGGCGTGAGGCTGATGACCGTGAGCGTATGTGGGTGGTTGACCCAACACATCCGATCACAGAGGGGCTTGGCGAATATATCGAAATCGAGAAGGAAGAAATGTACGGGGAACACTTTGATATTCCGGCACCTGATGAACTTGTCTTTTTAAGCTGGTTTGAGGGTGGCGAAGTATTCCGCAGCGGAGCAACGTTCAAGCGTGGCCGCGGCAAGGTCTTCTACTTCCGCCCAGGGCACGAAACGTATCCGACTTACTATCATAAAGATGTACAAAAAGTAATTCAAAATGGTGTGAAGTGGGCCAATAATGAAGGCACACCGAAGAATGTATATGGCAATTCCCAACCTTTAGAGGATATTTCTGAAAAGTAG
- a CDS encoding immune inhibitor A domain-containing protein, with product MKKSSKIVTSALALTLAFGPLSASALESPGKVQSDVHKSHAHNKGGSPFDVAIANDERLIEMLKESGQLSKNASPAEAKEVLNSYLKSKADAASEKAKKDNKGKMYKEKQENRAKLQDNAKNNSMTNGKGNKLGQAKKNKVDSVEEEAWNGEKRTDNVLVLLVEYPDKPHNSMSASETDMYYDGENAYSKEHYEDMLFGDGGWTGPDGKNYVSMQQYYEQQSGGSYSVEGTVAGWYTAEHEAAYYGANDPDPDGSDVNPRGLVKEALNAAAQDPKVDLSDFDEWDRYDLDGDGNYLEPDGLVDHLMVIHSGVGEEAGGGSLGSDAIWSHRWSLAKPTPIEGTESTVNRWGGQMAAFDYTIEPEDGAVGVMAHEFGHDLGLPDEYDTQYSGTGEPVAYWSIMASGSWAGDIPGTMPTGFSPYAKEMLQGTAGGNWLTGTEISLDEVSEQGVEVLLDEGVTKGTNSDAVKVTLPDKKTVVNEPFSGQYEYFSGSDNSLENTMTKTVDLTNASNAELTFQAWYDIENNWDYAYVTVDGEPIKGAITTTENPHGNNLGNGITGSSEGWIEVSFDLSAYVGQEVEVGFKYKTDAAAILPGFYADDISIQADGEEVVFDDAESESSFELNGFTKSDGAKTSEHYYLLEWRSHNGVDRGLANLRRGNSLMEYDPGLVVWYVDDKYTENWTGIHPGDGFLGVVDADQHTLNWSDGTVASTRYQIHDAAFSLDKTEKMFIDYSDLLGRTMKDNFTKRTPLFDDSANYLNEGMVDAGRDVPEHGLKFRVAGQSKDGTVGKVLIYK from the coding sequence TTGAAGAAGTCTAGTAAAATTGTTACCTCAGCCCTGGCTCTGACATTAGCGTTTGGTCCATTAAGCGCAAGTGCCCTTGAAAGCCCTGGCAAAGTTCAGTCAGATGTACATAAGTCCCACGCTCATAATAAGGGAGGTTCACCTTTTGACGTCGCGATCGCCAATGATGAGCGATTAATAGAGATGTTGAAAGAAAGCGGTCAACTATCAAAAAATGCTTCACCAGCTGAAGCAAAAGAAGTGTTGAATAGCTACTTAAAATCTAAAGCGGATGCAGCCTCTGAAAAAGCCAAAAAAGACAATAAAGGAAAAATGTACAAAGAGAAGCAGGAGAATCGTGCCAAGCTACAAGACAATGCGAAGAATAATAGTATGACGAATGGCAAAGGTAATAAGCTGGGACAAGCGAAGAAGAACAAAGTAGATTCAGTAGAAGAAGAAGCTTGGAACGGTGAAAAACGTACGGATAATGTTTTAGTTTTACTAGTCGAATATCCGGACAAGCCTCATAATTCTATGTCAGCAAGTGAAACAGACATGTATTATGATGGTGAGAACGCCTATTCTAAAGAGCATTACGAGGATATGTTGTTTGGTGATGGCGGCTGGACAGGTCCAGACGGAAAAAACTATGTATCTATGCAGCAATACTATGAACAGCAGTCTGGCGGAAGTTATTCTGTTGAGGGAACCGTTGCAGGATGGTACACAGCTGAACACGAGGCTGCTTATTACGGTGCAAATGATCCGGATCCAGATGGAAGTGATGTAAACCCCCGTGGTCTTGTTAAAGAAGCATTGAATGCTGCGGCTCAAGACCCTAAAGTAGATTTGAGTGATTTTGATGAATGGGATCGTTATGACCTTGATGGTGATGGAAACTATCTGGAACCAGACGGACTAGTCGACCATCTTATGGTTATCCACTCAGGTGTTGGTGAAGAAGCGGGTGGCGGATCACTAGGTTCAGATGCCATTTGGTCTCACCGCTGGAGTCTTGCAAAGCCTACTCCAATTGAAGGTACAGAGTCAACTGTAAATAGATGGGGCGGACAGATGGCTGCATTTGATTACACAATTGAGCCTGAGGATGGTGCAGTTGGGGTAATGGCGCATGAATTTGGTCACGACCTTGGTCTCCCAGATGAGTATGACACGCAGTATTCAGGTACTGGTGAACCAGTAGCCTACTGGTCTATTATGGCAAGCGGCAGCTGGGCAGGCGATATTCCTGGAACAATGCCAACAGGTTTTAGTCCTTATGCAAAAGAAATGCTTCAAGGTACTGCTGGCGGGAACTGGTTGACCGGTACTGAAATCAGTTTAGATGAGGTTTCCGAGCAAGGTGTTGAAGTATTACTTGATGAAGGTGTTACCAAAGGAACAAATAGTGACGCCGTGAAAGTAACATTACCAGATAAGAAAACAGTCGTGAATGAACCGTTTAGTGGTCAGTATGAATACTTTAGTGGCAGTGACAACAGTTTGGAAAACACGATGACAAAAACTGTTGATCTTACAAATGCTTCAAACGCAGAGTTGACATTTCAAGCGTGGTATGACATTGAGAACAACTGGGATTATGCTTATGTGACAGTGGATGGTGAGCCAATTAAAGGTGCTATCACAACTACTGAAAATCCACACGGAAATAATCTTGGAAATGGAATTACCGGATCTTCTGAGGGATGGATAGAAGTTAGCTTCGACCTTTCCGCCTATGTAGGACAAGAAGTGGAAGTAGGCTTTAAGTACAAAACAGATGCGGCAGCTATTTTGCCAGGATTCTACGCAGACGATATCAGTATTCAAGCTGATGGGGAAGAAGTTGTGTTTGATGATGCAGAAAGCGAAAGCAGCTTCGAATTAAACGGCTTTACTAAATCTGACGGTGCGAAAACTTCTGAACATTATTATTTACTAGAATGGCGTAGCCACAACGGTGTCGATCGAGGACTTGCTAATCTTCGCCGTGGAAACAGTCTAATGGAATATGATCCAGGTTTAGTTGTATGGTATGTTGATGATAAGTATACTGAAAACTGGACAGGTATCCATCCAGGTGACGGTTTCCTTGGTGTAGTAGATGCTGATCAGCACACACTTAACTGGAGTGACGGTACAGTGGCTTCCACTCGTTACCAGATCCATGATGCTGCCTTTAGTCTAGATAAGACAGAGAAAATGTTCATTGACTACAGTGATCTTCTCGGCAGAACAATGAAAGACAACTTTACGAAACGTACACCGTTATTTGATGATAGCGCGAACTACCTGAACGAAGGTATGGTTGATGCTGGACGTGATGTCCCAGAGCATGGTCTTAAGTTCCGTGTTGCAGGGCAAAGTAAGGATGGTACAGTAGGTAAAGTGCTTATTTATAAATAA
- a CDS encoding family 43 glycosylhydrolase: protein MGDPNPGIGVATAESPQGPFKDKGKIFDSKEIGVNNSIDPFFYKDDEGRNYLFWGSFHGIYGIEMSQDGLQTQGEKFQIAGDAYEAPYIIEKEGAFYFFGSRGSCCEGENSTYNVAVARSDELKGHYVDKDGKDLLNNGGTEILAGYEDSKFVGPGHNAIIQDDEGRDWILYHAIDRTDPLLWTGASRRPLMLDPIIWEEGWPTVQRKTPSENDIESPQFN, encoded by the coding sequence ATGGGGGACCCCAATCCGGGAATTGGTGTAGCCACAGCTGAATCACCTCAAGGCCCATTCAAGGACAAGGGAAAGATTTTCGACAGTAAGGAAATAGGTGTGAACAATTCTATAGACCCGTTTTTCTATAAAGATGATGAAGGCAGGAATTACTTATTTTGGGGCAGCTTTCACGGAATTTATGGAATTGAAATGAGCCAAGATGGACTTCAAACCCAGGGGGAAAAGTTTCAAATTGCAGGAGATGCCTATGAAGCCCCTTATATTATTGAAAAGGAGGGTGCTTTTTATTTCTTTGGTTCACGGGGATCCTGCTGCGAAGGTGAAAATAGTACATACAATGTGGCTGTTGCAAGATCAGACGAGCTCAAAGGCCACTATGTCGATAAAGATGGTAAAGACTTATTAAATAATGGAGGCACAGAGATATTAGCAGGATATGAAGATTCAAAATTTGTTGGCCCTGGCCACAACGCCATTATTCAAGATGACGAAGGAAGGGACTGGATTTTGTATCATGCCATTGACCGTACTGATCCTCTGCTATGGACAGGTGCGTCACGGAGGCCCCTCATGCTTGATCCGATTATTTGGGAAGAAGGGTGGCCGACTGTACAACGAAAAACGCCAAGTGAAAATGATATAGAAAGCCCTCAATTCAATTAA
- a CDS encoding family 43 glycosylhydrolase, which translates to MLRKSVIIFLGLGVVLLISGCIQEKNYTNPVFEPVLADPTVIKADDGSFYAYGTEDAWGEETDTKLIPIVRSQNLTDWEYVGEAFEQKPDWKQTGGLWAPDITKINNQYYLYYSYSVWGTPIRELV; encoded by the coding sequence ATGTTAAGAAAAAGTGTCATCATTTTTTTAGGGTTGGGAGTGGTTCTGTTGATTAGTGGGTGCATTCAAGAAAAAAATTACACAAATCCAGTATTTGAACCTGTATTAGCAGACCCGACAGTAATAAAAGCCGATGATGGATCTTTCTATGCTTATGGAACTGAAGACGCATGGGGAGAAGAAACAGACACTAAACTTATTCCCATTGTCCGTTCGCAAAATTTAACAGATTGGGAATATGTGGGGGAAGCCTTTGAACAAAAACCTGACTGGAAACAGACTGGAGGATTATGGGCTCCAGATATTACAAAAATCAACAATCAATACTATTTATATTACTCCTATTCAGTATGGGGGACCCCAATCCGGGAATTGGTGTAG
- a CDS encoding M24 family metallopeptidase, producing the protein MKPMNKVKQFLSDHNYEGILLRQKNNFSWLTEGKRNHIVLQTSLGVADLLVLRDKVVVFTANMEKDRIVDEELSDFPAEVVSVNWYDDLDQVIGNYTKGMSVAADTPFLNFEVVDHKLALIRSVLSESELSRYRTLCFEAAQALESTAMEVQPGQTEYEIAAQLMKKSVSKGMNIDVALVATDERIYKYRHPIATGKKLEKHALLVLCAERGGLVANVTRVVHFGEMDRDLKERAEKVAYIDAVYNQSTKPGVTIGSIVSKGIEAYKETGYPEDWKKLHQGGLTGYSSREFLATPTSTENVQVNQTFTWNPALPGVKSEDTIAVTENGTEFLTYTGDWVYKDIEINGQVFKRPDILIR; encoded by the coding sequence ATGAAACCAATGAATAAAGTAAAACAATTCTTGAGCGACCATAATTATGAAGGTATTTTATTAAGACAGAAAAATAACTTTTCTTGGTTAACGGAGGGAAAGAGGAACCATATTGTTTTACAGACCTCCTTAGGTGTAGCTGACTTATTAGTTTTAAGGGACAAAGTGGTTGTCTTTACGGCAAATATGGAAAAAGATCGCATTGTAGACGAGGAACTAAGTGATTTCCCGGCAGAAGTTGTGAGTGTTAATTGGTATGACGATTTGGATCAGGTGATAGGGAATTATACAAAAGGAATGAGCGTGGCGGCAGATACCCCTTTTCTTAACTTTGAGGTCGTTGATCACAAGTTGGCATTGATCCGATCTGTTCTTTCTGAATCGGAGCTATCTCGATATCGAACGCTTTGCTTTGAAGCTGCACAGGCATTAGAAAGTACAGCCATGGAAGTTCAACCTGGACAAACGGAATATGAAATAGCTGCACAACTTATGAAGAAAAGTGTATCTAAGGGGATGAATATCGATGTTGCCTTAGTCGCAACCGATGAGCGTATTTACAAGTATCGTCATCCAATAGCCACGGGGAAAAAGTTAGAAAAGCATGCTTTGCTCGTTTTATGTGCCGAAAGAGGAGGACTTGTTGCTAATGTAACTCGGGTGGTTCATTTTGGAGAAATGGATCGTGATTTAAAAGAAAGAGCGGAAAAGGTAGCTTATATCGACGCTGTTTATAATCAATCAACTAAACCAGGTGTAACTATAGGCAGTATCGTTAGCAAAGGGATAGAAGCGTACAAGGAAACTGGCTACCCCGAAGATTGGAAGAAGCTTCACCAGGGAGGACTGACTGGCTATTCATCAAGAGAATTCCTAGCAACTCCTACTTCAACAGAAAACGTTCAAGTGAATCAAACCTTTACTTGGAATCCGGCATTACCGGGAGTGAAATCTGAAGATACGATCGCTGTCACTGAGAATGGGACGGAATTTTTAACGTACACAGGAGACTGGGTGTACAAAGATATCGAAATAAATGGGCAAGTATTTAAACGACCAGATATTTTAATTCGATAA
- a CDS encoding Gfo/Idh/MocA family protein, translated as MNKLKMGVIGVGGIAQQRHIPAFAEMTETVELTAIQDINIDRAESVATMFDIPHVFEKYEQLFEVVDAVTICTPNKFHAEIAVAALNAGIHVLCEKPMAMTTKECEAMIEAAEKNNRLLSIAYHYRYTPEAKLAKEAIFNGEIGDPLVTRVQAMRRRKVPGWGVFTNKDLQGGGSLIDFGCHLLDLALWLLDDPKPVEVIGKTYDRLSKTPGQVNDWGVFDHETFNVDDHVTGYITFENGLSMQFECSWAANIREDHTTLSISGVDGGMDVYPFALYQTKYGTVWNTEAKLPEDNLSPGFLQAKNFVDSCLGESELIVKPEQALRVTQLMEAIYKSSATSSSIKLA; from the coding sequence ATGAATAAATTGAAAATGGGAGTGATCGGTGTCGGTGGGATTGCCCAGCAGCGGCATATTCCTGCTTTTGCCGAAATGACGGAGACAGTAGAGCTGACAGCGATCCAGGATATAAATATCGATCGGGCTGAATCAGTGGCGACGATGTTTGATATCCCGCACGTTTTTGAAAAATATGAGCAGCTTTTTGAAGTGGTCGATGCCGTGACAATCTGTACACCAAACAAGTTTCATGCGGAAATTGCTGTAGCTGCGCTTAATGCAGGCATTCACGTCCTGTGTGAAAAGCCAATGGCAATGACGACAAAAGAATGTGAAGCCATGATTGAAGCAGCAGAGAAAAATAATCGTCTGCTATCGATCGCCTACCACTACCGCTACACACCAGAGGCGAAGTTAGCAAAGGAAGCGATTTTTAACGGTGAAATCGGTGATCCATTAGTGACACGCGTACAAGCGATGCGCCGCCGTAAAGTGCCGGGTTGGGGCGTATTTACGAATAAAGACTTGCAAGGCGGCGGTAGCTTAATCGATTTTGGCTGCCACTTGCTTGATTTAGCGTTATGGCTGCTTGACGATCCTAAACCTGTTGAAGTCATCGGGAAAACATATGATCGTTTAAGCAAAACACCTGGCCAGGTGAACGATTGGGGCGTTTTCGATCATGAAACATTCAATGTCGATGACCATGTAACAGGCTACATTACTTTTGAAAACGGCCTGTCGATGCAATTTGAATGTTCATGGGCAGCCAATATCCGGGAAGATCACACAACATTAAGCATTTCTGGTGTCGATGGCGGCATGGATGTCTACCCGTTTGCACTTTATCAGACGAAGTACGGAACGGTTTGGAATACCGAAGCCAAGCTGCCTGAAGATAACCTCAGTCCGGGATTTTTACAAGCGAAGAATTTTGTTGATAGCTGTTTAGGGGAGTCAGAATTAATCGTCAAACCTGAACAGGCACTAAGGGTGACCCAACTGATGGAAGCGATTTATAAAAGCAGTGCAACAAGTTCAAGTATTAAACTAGCATAA
- a CDS encoding Gfo/Idh/MocA family protein, with the protein MANLKVAIIGCGSIAQNRHLMEYEANDQVEIIAVCDIVEERAMVTAEAFGARSYTNYEDLLQKEDVDAVSVCLPNYLHAPVSIAALNAGAHVLCEKPMATSREEAEEMIAAAERNDKKLMIAHNQRFVASHEKARQLIESGEVGKVYSFRTTFGHGGPEGWSADGTDSWFFKKDQAFIGAMGDLGVHKADLLRYLLGEEFVNVAGFIENNAKEGISVDDNAVCILRTESGVIGTLTASWAYKPEEDNSTIIYGEKATLRLEDDAVHSLVAQYATGEIVKYELGQIQSNEEGGQTNTHVIDHFVDCVLNNKQPLIDGHEGKRSLEVILAALESGETRKISKLEK; encoded by the coding sequence ATGGCTAATTTGAAAGTAGCAATTATCGGGTGTGGAAGTATCGCACAAAATCGTCATTTGATGGAGTATGAAGCGAATGATCAAGTGGAGATCATAGCGGTTTGTGACATTGTAGAAGAGCGTGCCATGGTAACTGCGGAAGCGTTTGGTGCCCGTTCTTACACGAATTACGAGGATCTTTTGCAAAAGGAAGATGTAGATGCCGTTAGCGTATGCTTGCCAAACTACTTACATGCACCGGTATCAATTGCGGCATTGAACGCAGGAGCACATGTCTTGTGTGAAAAGCCGATGGCGACGTCACGTGAAGAAGCGGAAGAGATGATTGCTGCGGCTGAGCGTAATGACAAGAAACTAATGATCGCACATAACCAGCGGTTTGTGGCTTCCCATGAAAAAGCTCGTCAGTTGATTGAATCAGGAGAGGTCGGGAAAGTTTATAGCTTCCGAACTACGTTTGGACACGGCGGCCCTGAAGGCTGGAGTGCAGATGGGACGGATAGCTGGTTCTTCAAAAAAGATCAGGCCTTTATCGGTGCGATGGGCGATCTTGGTGTACATAAAGCCGATTTGCTTCGCTACCTGCTGGGAGAAGAATTCGTTAATGTCGCTGGGTTTATTGAAAATAACGCTAAGGAAGGAATTTCAGTCGATGATAACGCGGTTTGTATATTGCGTACCGAATCTGGTGTAATTGGAACGCTTACAGCCAGCTGGGCATACAAGCCTGAAGAGGATAACTCAACAATTATTTATGGAGAAAAAGCTACATTACGTTTAGAGGACGATGCCGTTCATTCACTTGTTGCTCAGTATGCTACTGGTGAGATCGTAAAATATGAGCTTGGTCAAATTCAGTCAAATGAGGAAGGTGGTCAGACGAATACACATGTGATCGATCATTTTGTTGATTGTGTTTTGAATAATAAGCAGCCGCTGATCGATGGACATGAAGGAAAACGTTCGCTAGAAGTAATTTTGGCTGCACTTGAATCAGGTGAAACACGCAAAATTTCAAAGTTAGAGAAGTGA
- a CDS encoding YesL family protein → MKSNTGVMGGFYVISEWIMRFSLSNLLWALYNLPIGLLLLSLLYLENNAGTLYLMVPLIVLLPFLFFPATTALFAKAREWVRKEEDAGHTRAFLSYYKENYKTSFVGGLILVIVWGVLIADIYYFSSRNELLMNLFMIMGILVFVWTLNLFSVIVHYDMNLGAMFKHSFLITIGSPLLFIAVAISSGIILYISLYVFPLMIPLFTGSLVSFLSFSAFYRLHLKVSSKTS, encoded by the coding sequence GTGAAAAGCAATACTGGTGTAATGGGCGGGTTTTATGTGATCAGTGAATGGATCATGCGATTTTCACTGTCAAACTTGCTGTGGGCGCTGTACAATTTACCGATCGGACTTCTCCTTCTCAGTTTATTATACTTAGAAAATAATGCTGGGACGCTGTATTTAATGGTCCCGTTGATTGTGCTGCTGCCATTTTTGTTTTTCCCTGCTACTACAGCGCTATTTGCGAAAGCTCGTGAATGGGTGAGAAAAGAAGAGGACGCGGGTCATACACGAGCATTCCTCAGCTACTATAAAGAAAATTACAAGACTAGTTTCGTCGGCGGTTTGATTTTGGTCATTGTATGGGGAGTACTGATTGCTGATATCTATTATTTTTCCAGCCGAAATGAATTATTAATGAATCTGTTTATGATTATGGGTATTCTCGTCTTCGTATGGACGTTGAATCTTTTTTCGGTAATTGTTCATTATGATATGAATCTAGGTGCCATGTTCAAACATTCATTCTTGATTACGATAGGAAGTCCACTGCTGTTTATTGCGGTTGCGATCAGCTCGGGGATTATACTGTATATCAGTCTCTATGTTTTTCCCTTAATGATCCCACTATTTACGGGATCACTCGTTTCCTTCTTATCATTTTCAGCATTTTACCGACTGCATTTAAAGGTGTCGAGTAAGACATCCTGA
- a CDS encoding ROK family transcriptional regulator: protein MNTQIRGSFQWMKSLNKSIILNKVRLEGPISRAKIAKQTQLTPPTVSNIVKELLESQLVIESTQGESSGGRKPTMLEINAQNFYVIGLDVGPKFLRSILSDLNGTILSSDIVKIPEQVTITKLVEMMKEAVHSITESNQDSKEKFIGIGIGMHGVVDVDKGISLYAPSLQLRNISLKEIFEEEFNLLVKVENDARALALGESWFGNGNGTQNVITVNVGRGIGAGIVIDGKLFRGKNQIAGEVGHMTVDIAGPQCDCGNHGCLQTLAAGPALVKRALRGMSMGTSTTIPDFIENIDLEELSGNDIFQAAKAGDIFSKDILYETGVYLGIGLTNIIHTLNPDRIVVGGGVSNAGDFILNPIKETIQKRSLTKEAKETEIALSMLGDYGTALGAVSLVLVELFTK, encoded by the coding sequence ATGAACACCCAAATCAGAGGCAGCTTCCAGTGGATGAAATCGTTAAATAAATCAATTATTTTAAATAAAGTTCGTCTGGAGGGTCCAATCAGCAGAGCAAAGATCGCTAAACAAACACAGCTCACGCCGCCAACTGTAAGTAATATAGTTAAAGAATTACTGGAAAGTCAGCTGGTCATCGAAAGCACACAGGGTGAATCCAGCGGCGGGCGAAAGCCTACGATGCTTGAAATTAATGCCCAAAACTTTTACGTAATAGGTCTTGATGTAGGACCTAAGTTTTTGCGATCAATCTTATCTGATTTAAATGGGACCATTCTTTCATCCGATATTGTAAAGATTCCTGAACAAGTTACTATTACAAAGCTTGTTGAGATGATGAAAGAGGCTGTTCACTCTATTACCGAATCAAATCAAGATAGCAAGGAGAAGTTCATTGGCATTGGTATTGGGATGCATGGTGTAGTTGACGTAGATAAGGGCATTTCCTTATATGCTCCCTCCCTCCAACTAAGAAACATCTCTCTAAAAGAAATATTTGAAGAGGAATTCAACCTGTTAGTGAAAGTAGAAAATGATGCACGTGCACTTGCTTTAGGAGAATCATGGTTTGGGAACGGGAACGGCACCCAGAATGTAATTACTGTTAATGTGGGAAGAGGTATAGGTGCAGGAATTGTCATTGATGGCAAGTTGTTTCGAGGTAAAAATCAAATCGCTGGTGAGGTCGGTCATATGACCGTCGATATTGCAGGACCGCAATGTGACTGTGGAAATCACGGCTGTCTACAGACACTTGCTGCCGGACCTGCTTTAGTAAAAAGGGCTTTAAGAGGGATGTCTATGGGAACCTCTACTACGATACCCGACTTTATTGAAAATATTGATTTAGAAGAGTTATCGGGCAATGATATTTTTCAAGCTGCTAAAGCAGGGGACATCTTTAGCAAAGATATCCTTTATGAGACAGGTGTTTACTTAGGTATTGGGCTTACAAATATTATCCATACTCTTAATCCCGATCGTATTGTGGTAGGGGGAGGAGTTTCAAATGCCGGAGATTTTATTCTCAACCCTATAAAAGAAACAATACAAAAGAGATCGTTAACCAAAGAGGCCAAAGAAACAGAAATTGCCTTATCCATGCTTGGTGATTATGGCACAGCCTTAGGCGCCGTTTCCTTAGTGTTAGTTGAACTATTTACCAAATAA
- a CDS encoding sugar phosphate isomerase/epimerase family protein translates to MKLGVFTVLFADKSFEDMLDHVKDSGLKAVEIGTGGYPGTVHCNVDELLESEDKRSEFLEKVHSRGLTISAFSCHGNPISPDEKFAQESHDSFVKSIKLANLLDVPVVNTFSGTPGGSEADRSPNWPVTPWPAEYSEVLEWQWNEKLIPYWKEQGKFAEEHGVKVGLELHAGFLVHTPYTMLKLREATNDTIGANLDPSHLWWQGIDPVAAIKILGNAGAIHHFHAKDTYIDQENVNMYGLTDMQPYSKVKTRAWSFRSVGYGHGIQEWSNIVSALRTYGYDHVISIEHEDPIMSISEGFNQAVKNLKAVNIEEPPADMWWA, encoded by the coding sequence ATGAAACTAGGCGTATTTACTGTGCTTTTTGCCGATAAATCATTTGAAGACATGCTCGATCATGTGAAAGATTCCGGCCTGAAAGCCGTTGAAATCGGGACAGGAGGTTATCCTGGGACAGTCCATTGTAACGTAGATGAACTGCTTGAAAGCGAAGACAAACGCTCCGAATTCCTGGAAAAGGTTCACTCTCGTGGGCTGACGATCAGTGCGTTCAGCTGTCATGGAAACCCGATTTCTCCAGATGAAAAATTTGCTCAGGAGTCACACGATTCTTTTGTTAAGTCGATCAAATTAGCTAATCTACTTGATGTACCAGTCGTCAATACGTTTTCGGGAACACCAGGAGGGTCTGAAGCGGACAGGTCGCCGAACTGGCCCGTCACTCCATGGCCCGCTGAGTATTCTGAGGTGTTAGAGTGGCAGTGGAATGAGAAATTGATTCCCTATTGGAAGGAACAAGGTAAATTTGCTGAAGAACATGGTGTTAAGGTAGGACTTGAACTGCATGCGGGGTTCCTTGTGCATACACCGTACACAATGTTGAAACTACGCGAAGCTACGAATGATACGATAGGTGCCAACCTTGACCCGAGTCATCTGTGGTGGCAAGGTATCGATCCTGTTGCTGCTATTAAAATATTAGGGAATGCTGGGGCGATCCACCATTTTCATGCAAAAGATACGTACATTGATCAGGAGAACGTTAATATGTACGGATTGACAGACATGCAGCCATATTCTAAAGTCAAAACGCGTGCATGGAGTTTCCGTTCGGTCGGTTATGGACACGGAATACAGGAATGGTCTAACATTGTAAGTGCGCTTCGCACATATGGTTACGATCATGTAATCAGTATCGAACATGAAGATCCGATCATGTCGATCAGTGAAGGGTTCAATCAAGCAGTGAAAAACTTGAAGGCTGTTAATATTGAAGAACCACCTGCCGATATGTGGTGGGCATAA